A genomic window from Gossypium hirsutum isolate 1008001.06 chromosome D10, Gossypium_hirsutum_v2.1, whole genome shotgun sequence includes:
- the LOC121222143 gene encoding probable transcriptional regulator RABBIT EARS, producing the protein MKQGDEQCWMWMMKKRPSSSQLLRSHFEVSMECLSDTWEEQAFAEDAARCLRGCIWPPRSYSCSFCNREFRSAQALGGHMNVHRRDRAKLKQSVNDHHQYPNNEEAASKSKPPVDEAACTLDHSIDYSTATKRAFNDVETSLSVGLSSVLFQNRPAVTCNKEAANNKRPKVAVSTLQCSPLQWQVLELKPASSMEDLDLELRLGVL; encoded by the coding sequence ATGAAACAAGGTGATGAACAGTGTTGGATGTGGATGATGAAGAAGAGACCATCATCATCACAGCTTTTGAGGTCCCATTTTGAAGTATCCATGGAGTGTTTAAGTGATACATGGGAAGAACAAGCATTTGCAGAAGATGCGGCCAGGTGTTTAAGGGGTTGTATTTGGCCACCAAGGTCCTATTCTTGTAGCTTTTGCAATAGAGAATTCAGGTCAGCTCAAGCTCTTGGTGGTCACATGAATGTTCATAGAAGGGATAGAGCTAAGCTTAAACAATCCGTTAATGATCATCATCAATATCCCAACAATGAAGAAGCTGCCTCTAAGTCTAAACCCCCAGTTGATGAAGCAGCATGCACTTTAGATCATTCCATTGATTATTCTACTGCAACAAAAAGGGCTTTCAATGATGTTGAAACCAGCTTGTCTGTTGGGTTGAGTTCTGTCTTGTTCCAAAACCGACCAGCTGTGACTTGCAATAAGGAGGCAGCCAATAACAAAAGACCCAAGGTTGCTGTTTCAACACTGCAATGCTCTCCACTTCAATGGCAGGTTCTTGAACTTAAGCCTGCAAGCTCCATGGAAGACTTGGACCTGGAGCTCAGGCTTGGTGTTCTATGA
- the LOC121222144 gene encoding probable transcriptional regulator RABBIT EARS, with product MEQVDEQYCIWMMKRRPSSSQLLKSHFEVSTEYLNDSWEEQAFAEDAARCLRGCIWPPRSYSCSFCNREFKSAQALGGHMNVHRKDRAKLKQLDHSIDDHKGQSFGSDSTPRKRVLNADDGETSLSVGLSSVLFNNKRPKLAVSTWQVLELKPVTSMEEDLDLELRLGVL from the coding sequence ATGGAACAAGTTGATGAACAGTATTGTATATGGATGATGAAGAGGAGACCATCATCATCACAGCTTTTGAAGTCCCATTTTGAAGTATCAACGGAGTATTTAAATGATTCATGGGAAGAACAAGCATTTGCAGAAGATGCAGCCAGGTGTTTGAGGGGTTGCATTTGGCCACCAAGGTCCTATTCTTGCAGTTTTTGCAATAGAGAAttcaagtcagctcaagccctaGGTGGTCACATGAATGTTCATAGAAAAGATAGAGCTAAGCTCAAACAATTAGATCACTCCATTGATGATCATAAAGGACAGTCATTTGGGTCAGATTCTACACCAAGAAAAAGGGTTCTCAATGCTGATGATGGTGAGACCAGTTTGTCTGTTGGGTTGAGTTCTGTCTTGTTCAATAACAAACGACCAAAGCTTGCTGTTTCAACATGGCAGGTTCTTGAACTTAAGCCAGTGACCTCCATGGAAGAAGACTTGGACCTTGAGCTTAGGCTTGGTGTTCTATAG